One Bradyrhizobium zhanjiangense DNA segment encodes these proteins:
- a CDS encoding tyrosine-type recombinase/integrase, whose product MPAMYRTLLLLLYGSGMRIGEALRLVLQDVDLTDQVITVRDTKFFKTRLVPIGPKLNQELVEYVERRRRLPLPRGQESPLFTTRGSRPWHYVRVISWFSMSAGPPESVALSASLDLHGCTIFATQPRCTG is encoded by the coding sequence GTGCCAGCTATGTACCGTACGCTCCTCTTATTGCTGTACGGAAGCGGCATGCGCATTGGCGAGGCGCTTCGTTTGGTCCTGCAAGACGTGGATCTGACTGATCAGGTCATCACCGTCCGTGACACGAAGTTCTTCAAAACGCGCCTCGTGCCTATCGGACCAAAGCTCAACCAGGAATTGGTCGAGTACGTCGAGCGCCGTCGCCGGCTCCCTCTGCCGCGCGGGCAAGAATCTCCATTATTCACTACGCGCGGCAGTCGACCGTGGCACTATGTGCGGGTCATCTCCTGGTTCAGCATGTCCGCCGGGCCGCCGGAATCAGTTGCCCTGTCGGCGAGCCTCGACCTCCACGGCTGCACGATATTCGCCACACAGCCGCGGTGCACCGGGTAA
- a CDS encoding tyrosine-type recombinase/integrase, whose amino-acid sequence MKDKSLLGPWIRRFLLEHLVAERNLSRNTQASYRDTLTLLLPFASKQGGCAIDRMTVEELTPEVVRKFLDHLERDRRCSEVTRNQRLATIHSLARFIGTRSPIHLAWCSEIRAVPFKKTAKTAIGYLEKAEMDALLNQPDRRTSLGVRDHVLLLFLYNSGARADEAAKLTVGNLQLGASPSVRLHGKGNKVRICPLWSTTATSLTRLVADRNKSEAVFLGRTNQPLTRFGIHRLVTQYAAMAGETVPTLATKRVSPHTVRHTTAVHLLRAGVDINTIRAWLGHVSLDTTHIYAEVDLEMKAEALARVDISSLRPPPRQPSLPSLMAFLKAL is encoded by the coding sequence ATGAAGGATAAGAGCCTGCTTGGTCCGTGGATCCGGCGGTTCTTGCTGGAACATCTGGTCGCCGAGCGCAATCTTTCCCGCAACACCCAAGCCAGCTACCGCGACACGCTGACATTGTTGCTGCCGTTCGCCAGCAAGCAGGGAGGCTGCGCCATCGATCGCATGACCGTGGAAGAGCTGACGCCGGAAGTCGTCCGCAAGTTCCTGGACCACCTGGAGCGCGATCGCCGGTGCAGCGAGGTTACCCGCAACCAACGGCTGGCGACCATCCATTCACTGGCGCGCTTTATCGGGACGCGTTCGCCGATCCACCTGGCCTGGTGTTCCGAGATACGGGCAGTGCCGTTCAAGAAGACGGCCAAGACCGCGATCGGATACCTCGAAAAGGCCGAGATGGACGCGTTGCTAAATCAACCTGACAGACGCACGAGTCTTGGGGTGCGGGACCATGTTCTGCTGCTTTTCCTATACAACAGCGGTGCTCGCGCCGATGAGGCAGCAAAATTGACGGTCGGCAATCTCCAACTGGGTGCGTCTCCGTCAGTGCGACTTCACGGTAAGGGCAACAAGGTTAGAATCTGTCCATTGTGGTCAACGACCGCAACCTCGTTGACTCGTCTTGTGGCCGACCGGAACAAAAGTGAAGCGGTCTTTCTCGGGCGGACGAACCAGCCTTTGACGCGCTTCGGAATACACCGTCTCGTGACGCAATATGCCGCCATGGCGGGCGAAACGGTGCCGACGTTGGCGACGAAGCGCGTAAGCCCACATACGGTTCGGCACACAACGGCGGTGCACCTGCTGCGCGCCGGCGTCGACATCAACACGATCCGTGCTTGGCTGGGCCACGTGTCATTAGACACCACGCACATCTATGCTGAAGTCGACCTGGAAATGAAAGCAGAGGCGTTAGCCAGGGTCGACATCAGCAGTCTGAGGCCGCCGCCTCGGCAACCCTCTCTCCCGTCGTTGATGGCATTCCTGAAGGCCCTGTAG
- a CDS encoding amidase family protein, with amino-acid sequence MPAPLQGPPLPKRVAVSVDPTQTGVNPVVAEAVQRAGRLLEEAGYTVEAVDPPDFFAIFEDWFKIIRAEAPYYSTPLIQQYGDDRLRKLHANDMKDAPATDTYQYMEALARRTGWIRRYNIFMRDFPLLLHPVSSELPLEHSHDRDDAESLNWMRRIMVPCYTLAVLGLPAISVPTGLSGGLPTGVQIVGPRFREDILLEAAAVIEAGCPMETPIDPRF; translated from the coding sequence GTGCCGGCACCGTTGCAAGGGCCGCCGCTGCCGAAGCGAGTCGCTGTGTCGGTCGACCCTACGCAAACCGGCGTCAATCCGGTGGTTGCAGAGGCGGTGCAACGTGCTGGAAGGCTGCTGGAGGAAGCGGGTTACACCGTGGAGGCGGTCGATCCTCCAGACTTTTTCGCAATCTTTGAGGACTGGTTCAAAATCATCAGGGCCGAAGCCCCGTATTACTCCACTCCCTTGATACAGCAATATGGAGACGATCGCCTGCGGAAGCTGCACGCGAACGATATGAAGGATGCTCCGGCGACCGACACGTATCAATATATGGAGGCTCTTGCGCGGCGAACGGGGTGGATCAGGCGCTACAACATTTTCATGCGCGACTTTCCATTACTGCTTCATCCTGTTTCGTCTGAGCTACCACTAGAACACTCACACGATCGCGACGATGCCGAAAGCCTGAACTGGATGCGTCGCATCATGGTCCCGTGTTACACACTCGCCGTTCTCGGGTTGCCCGCCATTTCAGTGCCGACCGGCCTATCTGGTGGCCTGCCGACCGGCGTGCAAATTGTCGGGCCTCGGTTTAGGGAGGATATTTTGCTGGAAGCAGCAGCCGTCATCGAGGCCGGCTGTCCCATGGAAACGCCAATTGATCCGAGATTTTGA
- the gfa gene encoding S-(hydroxymethyl)glutathione synthase: MTVHIHPSVDNGVKQGTVSFAGGTLVCKCADKQVKVGIKGDVAHNHACGCTKCWKPAGATFSVVAVVPRENLTVLENGDKLKIVDAAAAIQRQACTGCGTHMYGRIENKNHPFYGLDFVHPELFRESGSAAPGFAAFVSSVIESGVKPADMAGIRSRLKELGLEPYDCLSPPLMDAIATHVAKSKAT; the protein is encoded by the coding sequence ATGACTGTCCATATCCACCCGTCGGTCGACAATGGCGTCAAACAAGGCACCGTCAGTTTTGCCGGTGGTACGCTGGTCTGCAAATGCGCGGACAAGCAGGTCAAGGTCGGCATCAAGGGCGATGTTGCCCATAACCACGCCTGCGGCTGCACCAAGTGCTGGAAGCCTGCGGGCGCCACCTTCTCGGTGGTCGCGGTGGTGCCGCGCGAGAACCTCACCGTGCTGGAGAATGGCGACAAGCTGAAAATCGTCGACGCCGCGGCGGCGATCCAGCGCCAGGCCTGCACGGGCTGCGGCACCCATATGTACGGACGGATCGAGAACAAGAACCATCCGTTCTATGGCCTCGACTTCGTCCATCCCGAGCTGTTCCGGGAGTCCGGCTCGGCGGCCCCGGGATTTGCCGCCTTCGTGTCGTCGGTGATCGAGTCCGGCGTCAAGCCGGCCGACATGGCCGGGATCAGGTCACGGCTGAAGGAGCTTGGGCTTGAGCCCTATGACTGCCTGTCGCCGCCGCTGATGGACGCGATCGCCACCCACGTCGCGAAAAGCAAGGCAACCTGA
- a CDS encoding S-(hydroxymethyl)glutathione dehydrogenase/class III alcohol dehydrogenase has protein sequence MKTRAAVAFEAKKPLEIVELDLEGPKAGEVLVEIKATGICHTDAYTLDGFDSEGIFPSILGHEGAGIVREVGVDVSSVKVGDHVIPLYTPECRQCKSCLSQKTNLCTAIRATQGKGVMPDGTSRFSYKGKPIYHYMGCSTFSNFTVLPEIAVAKIREDAPFDKSCYIGCGVTTGVGAVVNTAKVTPGSNVVVFGLGGIGLNVIQGAKMVGADKIIGVDFNDGKEEWGRKFGMTHFVNPKKVTGDIVAHLVTLTDGGADYTFDCTGNTNVMRQALEACHRGWGVSVVIGVAESGKEIATRPFQLVTGRVWKGTAFGGARGRTDVPKIVDWYMNGKIHIDPMITHVLKLDEINKGFDLMHEGKSIRSVVVF, from the coding sequence ATGAAGACCCGTGCCGCAGTCGCATTTGAAGCAAAGAAGCCGCTTGAGATCGTCGAGCTCGACCTGGAAGGCCCCAAGGCGGGCGAGGTCCTTGTCGAGATCAAGGCGACGGGCATCTGCCACACCGATGCCTATACGCTCGACGGTTTCGACAGCGAGGGCATCTTCCCCTCGATCCTCGGCCACGAAGGCGCCGGCATCGTTCGCGAGGTCGGCGTCGACGTGAGCTCGGTCAAGGTGGGCGACCACGTGATTCCGCTCTACACGCCGGAATGCCGGCAGTGCAAAAGCTGCCTGAGCCAGAAGACCAATCTCTGCACCGCGATCCGCGCCACGCAGGGCAAGGGCGTGATGCCCGACGGCACCAGCCGCTTCTCCTACAAGGGCAAGCCGATCTACCACTACATGGGCTGCTCGACCTTCTCGAACTTCACCGTGCTGCCGGAAATCGCGGTCGCAAAGATCCGCGAGGACGCCCCCTTCGACAAGAGCTGCTACATCGGCTGCGGCGTCACGACCGGCGTCGGCGCGGTGGTCAATACCGCAAAGGTGACGCCCGGCTCCAACGTCGTCGTGTTCGGCCTCGGCGGCATCGGGCTCAACGTGATCCAGGGCGCCAAGATGGTCGGCGCCGACAAGATCATCGGCGTCGACTTCAACGACGGCAAGGAAGAATGGGGCCGCAAGTTCGGCATGACGCATTTCGTCAATCCGAAGAAGGTCACCGGCGACATCGTCGCGCACCTCGTCACGCTGACCGACGGCGGCGCCGACTACACCTTCGACTGCACCGGCAACACCAACGTGATGCGCCAGGCGCTGGAAGCCTGCCATCGCGGCTGGGGCGTCTCGGTGGTGATCGGCGTTGCGGAATCCGGCAAGGAGATCGCGACCCGGCCGTTCCAGCTCGTCACCGGGCGGGTCTGGAAGGGCACCGCCTTCGGCGGCGCGCGCGGCCGCACCGACGTGCCGAAGATCGTCGACTGGTACATGAACGGAAAGATCCACATCGATCCGATGATCACCCACGTGCTGAAGCTCGACGAGATCAACAAGGGCTTTGACCTGATGCACGAGGGCAAGTCAATCCGTTCGGTCGTCGTATTCTGA
- a CDS encoding autoinducer binding domain-containing protein, with translation MDRAVQEFTDRLTESTDRDSLQQSMTIITAELNLACFAYVALPDILGGCPRLISTYPSSWTARYLERRYEHFDPVVSQAMRRNRPFRWGLGFGPQLRSEKERELFEEAAMLAFDVASRFQYMTAVARPRAVTFASDKRQLDFERLTKKHTPILRLMSMYFHAHAKARPIERWAEYCCLLREFEFLEWAALGKSAADIGRAIAKFWLRPGRSGGGGYG, from the coding sequence ATGGATCGCGCAGTTCAAGAATTTACCGATCGGCTAACCGAGAGCACGGATCGCGATAGCCTGCAGCAGAGCATGACGATCATCACGGCCGAGCTCAACCTTGCGTGTTTCGCATATGTCGCTTTGCCGGACATTCTGGGCGGCTGTCCGCGGCTCATCTCGACGTATCCTTCCTCTTGGACGGCGCGATATCTGGAACGCCGCTATGAACACTTTGATCCCGTCGTCAGTCAAGCGATGCGCCGCAATCGACCGTTTCGATGGGGTCTCGGGTTTGGTCCACAACTTCGTTCGGAGAAGGAGCGCGAGTTGTTCGAAGAGGCAGCCATGTTGGCGTTCGATGTGGCTTCACGGTTCCAATACATGACTGCAGTGGCGCGGCCGCGCGCCGTAACTTTCGCGAGCGACAAGCGGCAGCTCGACTTTGAGAGATTGACAAAAAAACACACTCCGATTTTGCGCCTCATGTCGATGTACTTTCATGCACATGCCAAGGCAAGGCCGATCGAGCGGTGGGCGGAGTATTGTTGTCTCCTTCGGGAGTTCGAATTCCTCGAATGGGCTGCTCTGGGTAAGTCTGCTGCGGACATCGGGAGAGCTATCGCCAAATTTTGGTTACGGCCTGGCCGGTCAGGCGGCGGCGGTTATGGCTGA
- a CDS encoding aminotransferase translates to MTSPRIGQISEMDRRTVLHPFTQLKDFATGKLGDPVIVETGKGIRIKDARGVELIDGFAGLYCVNIGYGRTEVAEAISRQAYRLAYYHSYAAHTTDELAILSDRLVKMAPGSMSKVFYGMSGSDANETQAKLVWYYNNLRGKPEKKKIISRQRGYHGCSVVSGSMTGMSFYHDHMDLPVPGIVHTGVPHHYWGGKIGETEIEFSRRRAAELNELIEREGPESVGGFIGEPVLGTGGITPPPEEYWEAIQAVLRKHDVLLIADEVITGFGRTGSMFGCGHYGIEPDLVTIAKGLTSGYFPLSAAIVGEKVYRVLEDGADRVGAFSHGYTYSGHPIGAAAANAVLDLVEREDLPGNAATVGAYFQKQLKAKFAQLPIVGEVRGVGLMGAIEFVADREKKVPFDAAFKVGARVSKAARDRGLIARAMPHGDILGFAPPLVITKAEIDEMLSITESAIRSVMDELVQSGQKI, encoded by the coding sequence ATGACGTCGCCCCGAATTGGTCAGATCAGCGAGATGGACCGTCGCACGGTCCTGCATCCTTTCACCCAGCTAAAAGATTTCGCCACAGGCAAGCTCGGCGATCCGGTAATTGTCGAAACCGGGAAGGGCATCCGCATCAAGGATGCCCGCGGCGTCGAGCTAATTGACGGTTTTGCCGGCCTTTATTGCGTCAATATTGGGTACGGGCGCACCGAAGTCGCCGAAGCTATCTCGCGACAAGCTTACCGTCTGGCCTATTATCATTCGTACGCCGCGCATACGACTGACGAGCTGGCGATTCTATCCGATCGTCTTGTGAAGATGGCGCCTGGCAGCATGAGCAAAGTGTTTTATGGCATGTCCGGATCGGACGCCAACGAGACACAGGCCAAGCTCGTCTGGTACTACAACAACCTGCGCGGTAAACCCGAGAAGAAGAAGATCATATCGCGTCAGCGCGGTTATCACGGTTGCAGTGTCGTCTCGGGCTCCATGACCGGAATGAGCTTCTACCATGATCATATGGATCTTCCGGTGCCTGGGATCGTTCACACGGGTGTGCCGCACCATTACTGGGGCGGCAAAATCGGTGAGACCGAGATCGAATTCTCGCGACGGCGTGCCGCCGAACTCAATGAGCTGATCGAGCGCGAGGGGCCTGAGTCGGTTGGCGGTTTCATTGGCGAGCCCGTTCTTGGTACGGGCGGAATTACACCCCCGCCCGAAGAATACTGGGAGGCGATCCAGGCCGTGCTTCGGAAGCACGACGTGCTACTGATTGCCGACGAGGTCATTACCGGGTTCGGCCGTACGGGGTCCATGTTCGGTTGCGGGCATTACGGGATCGAGCCTGATCTTGTCACCATTGCCAAGGGGCTGACCTCTGGCTACTTCCCGTTGTCAGCCGCTATCGTCGGCGAGAAGGTCTATCGAGTTTTGGAGGACGGCGCCGATCGCGTCGGCGCGTTCTCGCACGGCTATACCTATTCGGGGCATCCGATCGGTGCTGCCGCGGCCAATGCGGTGCTCGATCTGGTCGAGCGCGAGGACCTTCCCGGTAACGCTGCCACGGTCGGAGCTTACTTTCAGAAGCAGCTAAAGGCTAAGTTCGCCCAGCTGCCGATCGTGGGCGAGGTTCGCGGCGTTGGGTTGATGGGGGCCATCGAGTTCGTGGCGGATCGCGAGAAGAAAGTCCCGTTCGATGCTGCGTTCAAAGTCGGCGCGCGCGTTTCCAAGGCTGCGCGGGATCGCGGCCTTATCGCCCGGGCAATGCCGCATGGCGATATTCTTGGCTTTGCTCCGCCGCTCGTCATCACGAAGGCTGAGATTGACGAGATGCTCTCAATCACAGAATCGGCCATCCGCTCAGTCATGGACGAACTAGTCCAGAGCGGCCAGAAGATTTAA
- a CDS encoding CaiB/BaiF CoA transferase family protein: MGPLAGIKIVDMTSVLMGPFATQTLGDYGADVIKVEAIEGDITRQIGPMRHPGMGPLFLNANRSKRSISLNLKSDAGRDVLLRLAEKADVLIYNVRSQAMARLRLAYEDVAAINPRIVYAGLFGFGQDGPYAAKPAYDDLLQGSSGLSHLLACVGDGKPRYVPTALADRVVGLSAVGAILASLLHSGRTGRGQRLDVPMFETMAGFVLSDHLGGLTYEPPLDKGGYARQMSPDRRPYQTKDGFISVIVYNDKQWNSFFEATGRDDLRANPKFATFAARLTHVDELYAELGRIFLTRTTAQWLRLLVDADIPVMMVHDFESILEDEHLAHTNFFALKEHPSEGTIRSMRVAAQWTDTVAETERLAPRLSEHASEILREAGYSSAEIAALFETNAVGRPTDLVANER, translated from the coding sequence ATGGGACCGCTAGCGGGCATCAAGATCGTCGATATGACCTCCGTGTTGATGGGGCCATTTGCGACGCAAACTCTCGGCGACTATGGAGCCGACGTCATCAAAGTCGAGGCTATCGAAGGCGACATTACCCGCCAGATCGGGCCGATGCGTCATCCTGGCATGGGCCCGTTGTTCCTCAATGCCAATCGTAGCAAGCGTTCGATCTCGCTCAATCTGAAGAGCGATGCCGGCCGCGACGTGCTGCTGCGTTTAGCGGAAAAGGCAGACGTGCTGATTTACAACGTACGATCGCAGGCGATGGCGCGGCTTCGTCTCGCCTACGAAGATGTCGCGGCGATCAACCCTCGTATCGTGTATGCTGGGCTGTTCGGCTTCGGTCAAGACGGCCCGTACGCGGCTAAGCCGGCGTATGACGATCTGTTGCAAGGCTCATCGGGTTTGTCTCATCTGCTGGCCTGCGTCGGCGACGGCAAGCCGCGCTACGTGCCGACGGCACTTGCCGATCGCGTGGTCGGACTGTCTGCAGTCGGCGCGATTCTCGCCAGCCTGTTGCATAGCGGCCGCACGGGGCGCGGCCAGCGTCTCGATGTGCCGATGTTCGAGACAATGGCGGGGTTTGTCCTGAGTGATCATCTCGGTGGTCTGACTTACGAGCCGCCGCTCGATAAGGGAGGCTATGCCCGGCAGATGTCGCCCGACAGGCGGCCGTACCAGACGAAGGACGGCTTCATCAGCGTGATCGTCTATAATGACAAGCAATGGAACAGCTTCTTTGAAGCGACTGGTCGCGACGATCTGCGTGCCAATCCGAAGTTCGCAACCTTCGCCGCGCGTCTTACGCACGTTGATGAGCTGTACGCCGAACTCGGGCGCATCTTTCTAACGCGCACAACGGCGCAGTGGCTGCGGCTGCTGGTCGACGCCGACATTCCGGTGATGATGGTGCACGATTTCGAAAGCATACTGGAGGATGAGCATCTCGCGCATACGAATTTCTTTGCCCTGAAGGAGCACCCGAGCGAGGGCACAATTCGCAGTATGCGTGTGGCGGCGCAATGGACGGACACAGTTGCCGAAACGGAGCGCCTAGCGCCCCGTTTGAGTGAGCATGCCAGCGAGATATTGCGGGAAGCCGGTTACTCCTCCGCTGAAATCGCGGCGCTCTTCGAAACGAACGCGGTCGGGCGCCCGACTGACCTCGTTGCAAATGAAAGATAA
- a CDS encoding acyl-CoA dehydrogenase family protein, translating to MDFNLSENQQSIRDAVAKVCSPFDDAYWLKKDREGGFPIEFHRAMADGGWLGICVPEKFGGAGLGITEAAIILRTVSESGAGMTGASAIHMNIFGLNPVIVFGSEAQCTRMLPPMVEGREKACFAVTEPNTGLNTTQLKLRAERRGDRYIVNGQKVWISTAQVADKVLLLARTTPLEEVKKPTGGLSLFYTSFDRKRVKVREIEKMGRKSIDSNELFFEDFEIPIEDRIGEEGRGFEYILHGMNPERILIASEAIGLGKVSLDRATAYAKTRIVFNRPIGKNQAIQHPLAKNWMDLEAAWLMTLSAAWQYDQGLPCGAAANSAKYLAAEAGFEACQQAVMTHGGFGYAKEYHVERYLREIMIPRIAPISPQLILSFVAEKVLGLPKSY from the coding sequence ATGGATTTTAACCTGAGCGAGAACCAGCAGTCGATCCGCGACGCCGTGGCGAAAGTGTGCTCGCCGTTCGACGATGCGTATTGGTTAAAGAAAGACCGGGAGGGAGGTTTTCCGATCGAGTTTCATCGCGCGATGGCAGATGGCGGCTGGCTCGGGATCTGCGTGCCAGAAAAATTTGGAGGAGCCGGTCTCGGTATCACAGAAGCCGCGATCATTCTGCGCACGGTGTCGGAATCTGGCGCCGGCATGACGGGCGCCTCGGCGATCCACATGAATATCTTCGGACTCAACCCCGTCATTGTATTTGGTAGCGAAGCGCAGTGTACCCGCATGCTCCCGCCTATGGTTGAAGGGAGGGAGAAAGCCTGCTTTGCAGTGACCGAGCCAAACACCGGCCTCAACACCACGCAGCTCAAGCTTCGCGCAGAACGACGGGGTGACCGCTACATCGTCAATGGCCAGAAAGTATGGATTTCGACCGCCCAGGTCGCAGACAAGGTACTCTTGCTAGCGCGTACGACTCCGCTCGAAGAGGTGAAGAAGCCGACAGGGGGCTTGAGTCTGTTCTATACAAGCTTTGATCGAAAACGCGTTAAGGTCCGCGAGATCGAGAAGATGGGTCGTAAGTCAATCGACTCCAACGAGCTGTTCTTCGAAGATTTCGAAATACCCATCGAGGACCGCATCGGCGAGGAAGGCCGCGGCTTCGAATACATCCTGCACGGCATGAATCCGGAACGTATCCTGATCGCGTCGGAAGCCATCGGTCTCGGCAAGGTGTCGCTCGATCGAGCTACTGCCTATGCCAAGACTCGCATCGTGTTCAATCGACCGATTGGAAAGAACCAGGCGATTCAGCACCCGCTGGCTAAGAATTGGATGGACTTGGAAGCCGCTTGGCTGATGACGCTGTCGGCGGCGTGGCAATACGACCAAGGCCTCCCGTGCGGCGCGGCGGCCAATTCAGCGAAGTATCTCGCGGCCGAAGCCGGATTCGAGGCCTGCCAGCAAGCGGTGATGACCCACGGCGGCTTCGGCTATGCCAAAGAGTATCACGTCGAGCGGTACTTGCGCGAGATTATGATTCCGCGGATTGCGCCGATCTCGCCACAGCTCATTCTCAGCTTCGTCGCCGAGAAAGTGCTGGGTCTGCCGAAGTCGTATTGA
- a CDS encoding MaoC family dehydratase, producing MAGLYFEDFWEGREFHHEFSRTVTEMDNTIFSLLTMNPQPLHLDAHFAEKTEFGQRLFNSLYTLGIMIGMSVYDTTLGTTIGNLGMTDVKFPKPVFQGDTLRGHTKIISNRRRKSRPTQGVVEFEHSATNQRGEIVASCRRTGLMMCKPTV from the coding sequence ATGGCCGGTCTTTATTTTGAAGACTTTTGGGAAGGCCGGGAATTCCATCACGAGTTCAGCCGCACCGTCACCGAGATGGACAATACTATCTTCAGCTTGCTGACGATGAATCCGCAACCACTGCATCTCGACGCGCATTTCGCCGAAAAGACAGAATTTGGTCAGCGCCTCTTCAATTCACTCTACACGCTGGGCATTATGATCGGCATGAGTGTGTATGATACTACGCTAGGCACCACCATCGGAAATCTCGGCATGACCGACGTAAAGTTTCCTAAGCCGGTGTTCCAAGGTGACACCTTGAGGGGGCACACCAAAATCATCTCGAATCGGCGACGCAAGTCGCGCCCAACGCAAGGTGTCGTGGAGTTTGAGCATAGCGCGACTAACCAGCGCGGCGAGATCGTCGCCAGCTGTCGCCGCACCGGCCTCATGATGTGCAAACCGACGGTTTAA
- a CDS encoding D-2-hydroxyacid dehydrogenase gives MKIAAKSPAITIVLHHPLADSYAQLIGERFPSVRAIVATDPDQLDRCIGEADALLASHFPVHVLDKAKKLRWFQSTAAGIDSLLPIRDKVGHITVTNTRGIHGQIIADFVMAGLTMLQWDFRRFLRAQAERKWIPRYIAPLAEKTLGVVGLGSIGKTIALRAKSAGMTVIGSKRDISVPVEGVDRLFGSDALEEMLPRCDFVVLALPSTQDTQGLIGAAELARMQPHAFLINIARGNVVVEAELIKALQTGAIAGAMLDVFEQEPLPDDSLLWDMPNVITTPHVAGSPSDFSERMFSILGGNIERFLDGRPLNNIVDVRRGY, from the coding sequence ATGAAGATCGCTGCTAAAAGTCCCGCAATTACGATTGTCCTCCACCATCCGCTCGCAGACTCCTATGCGCAACTTATAGGGGAGCGTTTCCCAAGCGTCCGCGCAATAGTGGCGACCGACCCCGATCAGCTCGACCGATGCATCGGTGAGGCGGACGCCCTGCTCGCCTCTCACTTTCCCGTTCATGTGCTCGACAAGGCAAAGAAACTACGCTGGTTCCAATCTACCGCCGCCGGAATCGATTCTTTGCTACCGATCCGCGATAAGGTCGGTCACATCACGGTAACCAATACTCGCGGCATTCACGGCCAGATCATCGCAGATTTCGTAATGGCCGGCCTAACGATGTTGCAATGGGATTTCCGCCGGTTTTTGCGCGCGCAGGCGGAACGGAAGTGGATTCCGCGCTATATAGCGCCCCTTGCTGAGAAGACGCTTGGTGTGGTTGGGTTGGGTTCAATCGGGAAGACCATCGCCCTCCGCGCGAAGAGTGCAGGCATGACTGTCATCGGTTCGAAGCGGGACATTTCCGTCCCGGTCGAAGGTGTAGACCGCCTCTTTGGCTCGGATGCCCTTGAAGAAATGCTTCCGCGCTGCGATTTCGTTGTCTTGGCTCTACCCTCCACCCAAGACACCCAGGGTCTCATCGGAGCTGCCGAGCTCGCGCGTATGCAACCCCATGCATTTCTCATCAACATTGCACGGGGTAACGTCGTGGTCGAGGCCGAATTGATTAAGGCACTGCAGACAGGCGCGATAGCCGGTGCCATGCTGGACGTCTTTGAGCAAGAGCCACTGCCAGATGACAGCTTACTGTGGGACATGCCGAATGTCATTACCACACCGCATGTGGCCGGAAGTCCAAGCGACTTTTCGGAACGAATGTTCTCAATCCTTGGAGGCAACATTGAACGCTTCCTAGACGGCCGGCCGCTCAACAATATCGTCGATGTTCGACGCGGCTACTGA